The following proteins are encoded in a genomic region of Xanthomonas cassavae CFBP 4642:
- a CDS encoding molybdopterin molybdotransferase MoeA gives MISYAEALAIVHQQVAMLASEWVDSADAEGRVLAQALSSPAELPPFDNSAMDGFALATRGLGAVEGSEHLVADTVPAGADPVAAAVGAAWEIMTGAAVPAGADTVVPIEQVHVLEYDGARPIRFRLRAHVRAGQHIRRRGEDVRLGDVVIEAGTVLRGAHLMLLAGLGCAQIQVVRRPRVALIATGRELISDSSQPLQHGQIRDGTSSYLCSQLRAAGAQLVWQGQVGDDDAAFDAALAQARSAGADVILSTGAVSRGRYDFVPDALARHAAGLLFHKVAVRPGKPVLLARFPDGVLCVGLPGNPMASAAGLRFFVEPALRGLLGMPAERGMRVALQTPMQPRPTWRQHLRAHLQCTAAGVLRVQVLPQQESFRVAPLLQANVWAVLEPQENTAAASTQVEVFGLGHLQPAAPAVLP, from the coding sequence ATGATCAGCTACGCCGAAGCACTCGCCATCGTGCATCAGCAGGTCGCCATGCTCGCCAGCGAATGGGTGGACAGCGCCGATGCCGAAGGCAGGGTGCTTGCGCAGGCACTGTCGAGCCCGGCCGAGCTTCCGCCCTTCGATAACAGTGCGATGGACGGCTTTGCACTCGCCACACGCGGGCTTGGCGCGGTGGAGGGAAGCGAACACCTGGTTGCCGATACCGTGCCCGCCGGTGCAGATCCAGTCGCCGCCGCTGTGGGTGCAGCATGGGAAATCATGACCGGTGCCGCTGTGCCTGCAGGTGCCGACACGGTGGTGCCGATCGAACAGGTGCACGTACTCGAATACGACGGCGCGCGCCCCATCCGGTTTCGTCTGCGCGCGCACGTACGGGCGGGGCAGCATATTCGTCGCCGCGGCGAAGATGTGCGCCTGGGCGATGTGGTGATCGAGGCGGGCACCGTGCTGCGTGGTGCCCATCTGATGCTGTTGGCCGGATTGGGGTGCGCGCAGATCCAGGTTGTGCGGCGCCCGCGCGTGGCCTTGATCGCGACCGGGCGCGAATTGATCAGCGATTCCTCACAGCCATTGCAGCACGGCCAGATCCGCGATGGCACCAGCAGCTATCTATGCAGCCAGTTGCGTGCAGCAGGTGCCCAGCTGGTGTGGCAAGGGCAGGTGGGCGATGACGATGCTGCCTTCGATGCGGCGCTTGCGCAGGCGCGCAGTGCAGGGGCCGACGTGATTCTCAGTACCGGTGCCGTCTCGCGTGGGCGCTATGACTTCGTGCCCGACGCGTTGGCGCGGCATGCCGCGGGCTTGCTGTTTCACAAGGTCGCGGTGCGACCGGGCAAACCGGTGCTGCTGGCGCGGTTTCCCGACGGGGTGTTGTGTGTGGGCCTGCCGGGCAATCCGATGGCCAGTGCCGCCGGGCTGCGTTTCTTCGTCGAGCCGGCCTTGCGCGGCTTGTTGGGCATGCCGGCCGAGCGCGGCATGCGGGTAGCTCTGCAGACGCCGATGCAGCCACGGCCGACCTGGCGCCAGCATCTGCGCGCGCACCTGCAGTGCACTGCCGCGGGAGTGTTGCGCGTACAGGTCCTGCCGCAGCAGGAATCCTTCCGCGTTGCCCCGCTATTGCAGGCCAATGTGTGGGCAGTGCTGGAGCCGCAGGAGAACACCGCAGCAGCGAGCACCCAGGTGGAGGTGTTCGGCCTGGGGCATCTGCAGCCGGCGGCACCGGCGGTGCTGCCATGA
- a CDS encoding molybdenum cofactor guanylyltransferase → MSAASAWTGVVLAGGRSSRMGQDKALLRWHGQPLIAHMQALLRAAGAQDVLVSGERPEYAGIADRQPDLGPIGGLASVIDRVADETTMVVVPVDMPLLSEPLLARLLAPSRQRCVTFEAQMLPMRLRVDATVRNAVAVLMAGAASSRSLRGLQQSLHSHRVAVTASERAAFVNCNTPEQWSQLTHENPD, encoded by the coding sequence ATGAGCGCGGCATCGGCATGGACCGGCGTGGTGCTGGCCGGCGGCCGCTCTTCACGAATGGGGCAGGACAAGGCCTTGCTCCGCTGGCATGGGCAACCGTTGATTGCGCACATGCAGGCGTTGCTGCGCGCGGCGGGCGCTCAGGACGTACTGGTCAGCGGCGAGCGGCCCGAGTACGCCGGCATCGCGGACAGGCAGCCCGACCTCGGGCCGATTGGCGGGCTGGCGAGCGTGATCGATCGTGTCGCCGATGAAACCACGATGGTGGTGGTGCCGGTGGATATGCCTTTGCTCTCCGAGCCGCTGCTGGCACGGTTGCTGGCGCCGTCACGGCAGCGCTGCGTGACCTTCGAAGCGCAGATGCTGCCGATGCGCCTGCGCGTGGATGCCACCGTGCGGAATGCGGTGGCGGTGTTGATGGCAGGCGCCGCATCGTCACGCTCGCTGCGTGGCTTGCAGCAGTCGTTGCATAGCCATCGCGTGGCTGTCACCGCCAGCGAACGCGCCGCGTTCGTCAATTGCAATACGCCCGAGCAATGGAGTCAGCTCACCCATGAAAATCCAGATTGA
- a CDS encoding NAD(P)-dependent oxidoreductase, translated as MPLFPLFANLQGRAVLVIGGGEVATRKVLALLKAGAQIRLYAQALSPELADLRQAGRFEQLGGEFDPAWIDTVWLVVAATDDTDLNQRVAAVAGARQRLVNVVDDAELSSYQVPAIVDRDPLVIAISSAGAAPMLARRLRERLERELDASVGRFAGLFAQHRERIRSQFPDMNRRRRWFDRVIDGQVPVLLQAGDEVAAEAAFRAALDDAGAVPARGSVQLVGTGPGDPGLLTLKALRAMNLADVLVAGDDIPDAVLDLARRDASRRSMPHAAEAQRSLLLELAGDGLHVVALRSGTGYDDAAAAPIESALLAQGLVCERVPGIYQERRKRPAA; from the coding sequence ATGCCGTTGTTCCCGTTGTTCGCCAATCTGCAGGGGCGCGCTGTGCTGGTGATCGGTGGCGGCGAGGTCGCCACGCGCAAGGTGCTGGCGCTGCTCAAGGCCGGTGCGCAGATCCGCCTGTACGCGCAGGCGCTCTCGCCCGAGCTGGCGGACCTGAGGCAGGCCGGTCGCTTCGAGCAACTGGGTGGCGAGTTCGATCCTGCCTGGATCGACACGGTGTGGCTGGTGGTCGCGGCCACCGACGACACCGACTTGAACCAACGCGTTGCCGCCGTCGCGGGCGCGCGCCAGCGCCTGGTCAACGTGGTGGACGATGCCGAGTTGTCCTCCTATCAGGTGCCGGCGATCGTGGACCGCGACCCGCTGGTGATCGCCATTTCGTCTGCAGGCGCCGCGCCGATGCTGGCACGGCGCCTGCGCGAGCGGCTGGAGCGCGAGCTGGATGCATCGGTGGGCCGCTTCGCCGGCCTGTTCGCGCAGCATCGCGAGCGCATCCGCAGCCAGTTCCCGGACATGAACCGGCGCCGGCGCTGGTTCGATCGTGTCATCGACGGCCAGGTGCCTGTGCTGCTGCAGGCCGGCGACGAGGTGGCGGCCGAGGCTGCATTCAGGGCGGCGCTGGACGACGCCGGCGCGGTACCGGCGCGTGGCAGCGTGCAGCTGGTGGGGACCGGCCCGGGCGATCCGGGCCTGCTCACCTTGAAGGCGCTGCGTGCGATGAACCTGGCCGACGTGCTGGTGGCCGGCGATGATATTCCCGATGCGGTTCTCGACCTGGCGCGCCGCGACGCCTCCCGTCGCAGCATGCCGCACGCTGCCGAAGCGCAGCGGTCCCTGCTGCTGGAACTGGCCGGCGACGGACTGCACGTGGTCGCGTTGCGCAGCGGCACCGGCTACGACGACGCTGCCGCCGCACCGATCGAATCTGCGTTACTGGCACAGGGGCTGGTCTGCGAGCGCGTGCCGGGCATCTACCAGGAGCGGCGCAAGCGACCTGCCGCGTGA
- a CDS encoding ANTAR domain-containing response regulator, which produces MRVLLVNDTEKLIGQLRQALTRAGYTVLDDVASVGALLHAVQSQQPDVVVIDVDSPSRDTLEQLSMLHTHAPRPVVMFSGDGDDALIHAAVGAGVTAYVVDGLAPARLAPIVQVALARFAHESSMRKRLDDVQQALQDRKQIDRAKGLLMEKRGLSEADAYAALRQQAMKQGVKLAEVARRIVAMAELLG; this is translated from the coding sequence ATGCGTGTTTTGCTGGTCAACGATACCGAAAAGCTGATCGGGCAATTGCGCCAGGCGCTCACGCGCGCCGGCTACACGGTGCTCGACGATGTGGCCTCGGTGGGTGCCCTGCTGCATGCGGTACAGAGCCAGCAGCCGGATGTGGTGGTGATCGACGTGGATTCGCCCTCGCGCGACACCCTTGAGCAGTTGTCGATGCTGCACACGCATGCGCCGCGACCGGTGGTGATGTTTTCCGGCGATGGTGACGATGCACTGATCCATGCCGCGGTCGGTGCAGGTGTCACCGCGTATGTGGTCGATGGCCTGGCGCCGGCGCGGTTGGCGCCGATCGTGCAGGTGGCGCTGGCGCGGTTTGCGCACGAGAGCAGCATGCGCAAACGCCTGGACGACGTGCAGCAAGCCCTGCAGGACCGCAAACAGATCGATCGCGCGAAGGGTCTGCTGATGGAAAAACGCGGCCTCAGTGAGGCCGATGCCTATGCCGCGCTGCGCCAGCAGGCGATGAAGCAGGGCGTCAAGCTGGCCGAAGTGGCGCGACGCATCGTGGCCATGGCCGAATTGCTGGGATGA
- a CDS encoding CmpA/NrtA family ABC transporter substrate-binding protein gives MSQADLPVLRVAYMPLIDCAPLVAAQRLGLDHAHGLHLDLRRQASWAGVRDRLLAGEVEAAHALASLVYAIDLGIAGPQCAMALLMTLNHNGQAITLAPALAQALADGQALPQALAGLGRRAVFAQTFPTGTHALWLYYWLAAGGVDPMRDVDVLSIPPPQMPDALGSGLVDGYCSGEPWAAVAQAQGVGARVIRSGELWPGHPEKVLACRREFAALQPDLTQQLTACVLEACRWLDAGPDHRAQCAQWLAEPQHIGVSAAHLAACLDAETDAASGDATALAFHRDGAVNMPWLSDGEWFLGQFQRWGWHAVQDEDIARLRDIHRLDNYRRAAARVGVAVGDSDHRSNRLLDTP, from the coding sequence ATGAGCCAAGCCGACCTTCCCGTGTTGCGCGTGGCCTACATGCCGCTGATCGATTGCGCGCCGCTGGTGGCTGCGCAGCGGCTGGGGCTGGACCACGCGCATGGCCTGCACCTGGATCTGCGACGGCAGGCCTCGTGGGCGGGCGTGCGCGATCGGCTGCTGGCGGGCGAGGTGGAGGCCGCCCACGCGCTGGCCAGCCTGGTGTACGCCATCGACCTGGGCATTGCCGGGCCGCAGTGCGCGATGGCCTTGCTGATGACGCTTAATCACAACGGTCAGGCAATCACCCTGGCGCCTGCCTTGGCGCAGGCACTGGCAGACGGGCAGGCGTTGCCGCAGGCACTGGCCGGACTGGGGCGACGCGCGGTCTTCGCGCAGACCTTTCCCACCGGCACGCATGCGTTGTGGCTGTATTACTGGCTGGCCGCAGGCGGGGTGGACCCGATGCGCGATGTCGATGTGCTCAGCATTCCACCACCGCAGATGCCCGACGCGCTGGGCAGCGGGCTGGTGGATGGCTATTGCTCCGGCGAACCATGGGCGGCCGTGGCACAGGCGCAAGGCGTGGGTGCACGGGTGATCCGCAGCGGTGAGCTGTGGCCCGGCCATCCGGAAAAGGTGCTGGCCTGCCGGCGCGAATTCGCTGCCCTGCAGCCGGACCTGACGCAGCAGCTGACGGCTTGCGTACTGGAAGCCTGCCGCTGGCTGGATGCTGGGCCGGACCACCGCGCACAGTGTGCGCAGTGGCTGGCCGAACCGCAGCATATCGGAGTGTCGGCAGCGCATCTTGCTGCGTGTCTGGATGCCGAAACCGATGCGGCCAGCGGCGATGCGACGGCGCTGGCCTTTCATCGCGATGGTGCGGTGAACATGCCGTGGCTGTCCGATGGCGAATGGTTCCTGGGCCAGTTCCAGCGGTGGGGGTGGCATGCCGTCCAGGACGAGGATATTGCGCGGTTACGGGATATCCATCGCCTGGACAACTACCGTCGTGCCGCAGCGCGCGTGGGTGTGGCGGTGGGCGACAGCGATCATCGCAGCAACCGCTTGCTCGATACGCCGTGA